In Dioscorea cayenensis subsp. rotundata cultivar TDr96_F1 unplaced genomic scaffold, TDr96_F1_v2_PseudoChromosome.rev07_lg8_w22 25.fasta BLBR01000104.1, whole genome shotgun sequence, the following proteins share a genomic window:
- the LOC120253494 gene encoding uncharacterized protein LOC120253494, which translates to MGCICSKGAKPTEEVEVQHEKEPSKSPKLLFTSSRRQNIGFVEVDGIGGNDLRFVSKSQEAVVVPVSVASVDRIIIGGHQRRATVDVGVHGTVSKGVALGDEDEPQMGIVDVPDGFKGEHVAAGWPSWLTVVAAEAVKGWLPRKAESFEKLDKIGQGTYSNVYKARDLETGKIVALKKVRFVNMDPESVRFMAREIHILRRLDHPNVLKLEGLVTSRMSCSLYLVFEYMEHDLAGLAATPGIKFSEPQVKCYMKQLLCGLDHCHSRGVLHRDIKGSNLLVNDNGILRIGDFGLATIFNPDQSQQLTSRVVTLWYRPPELLLGATEYSVGVDLWSAGCILAELLAGKPIMPGRTEVEQMHKIFKLCGSPSEDFWTHSKLPHATIFKPQHPYQRCVRETYRDFPSSALDLLDTLLAIEPADRGTASAALNSSFFTTNPLACDPSSLPKYPPSKELDAKLRDEEARRQRAALKAHGGSVRGSREPNGYPVAGTLAESHNQHAREDVAAGYITDNGVASVVWNHKTVPGRSSTTLRRSSGPQLKTQGSYKSQKGNAGFANFPGLGTGSNIVKSDNFREPTKHQHWPEHRPSNRYNQLDVADASNHVLDRPSSTHNKDLGVKDTTIMGYGTKKSRIHYSGPLMPPGGNIDDMLKEHERQIQQAVRKARLDKDKTKKHFGYLSKENMEDKVVLITGASSAIGEQIAYEYAKKKANLVLVARRDHRLRGIRENARLLGAKTVLIMAADVVKEDECRRFVGDTISYFGHLDHLVNTASLGHTFYFDEAHDTSVFPHLMDINFWGNVYPTCVSLPYLKQSQGRIVVNASVESWMPMPKMSLYAAAKAAVISFYESLRFEVKDEVGITIATHGWIGSEMSTGRFMLEEGSEMQWKEEREMFSAGHFAFSLRTMEQGSSRTAEQGSHSLKALLPGNCSQHLQLQFNISNGDKCMTIRNESSNRIMVMSISSSSSRNLLRIHSWLPNPSQAFQQTTSVPSLIDAIANLSASNQLSNAFTAFSLLQVHSPSSFLLLRPISSLLSCSTTLKSLPHGLQLHAQSITLGFLTNHLIAPRLISFYTSLGLLSDARSLVVDSLDAFPWNVLISSYAKNGFFLQAVDAYRDLVGRGVEPDSFTYTKMLSVCGEVVDLELGKEVHARVMVGGAGWDLFVMNALVGMYGKCGSLDVARKLFDEMPERDVVSWSSMISGYAFKEMWKEAFQVFDWMRAERVEVNSVTWNTIASGYLQVGKHEEALRLISQMIWNGSGVDFVTMVIGLNACSRFGSLKSGKEIHGLAVRMCSDEMETVMNALITMYSRCKSINYARIVFGRAMNRNLVTWNSMIAGFALEDQVEETSLAFQDMVLSGLQPNYVTVVTVLSLCARVVNLQHGCELHCHIIKHGYKGYRLLWNALVDMYSKSGRILIARRVFDTMSDRDGISYTSLMAGYGMQGDGHSAVKLFEEMIEYGIKPDHVSMVAILSACSHSGLVSEGEMLFDKMINLYKIAPRMEHFSCMVDLYARAGLLSKAEEMLNRTPIPPTAAMWAALVGACQVHGDTEISERAARKLLDMNTDNAGKYVLIANMYAAAGCWGELAKVRTLMRDLGVRKAPGCAWVDLGTGFHPFLVGDRSSPLSPEIYDVLDALFEQMRDTGNIDAEMLAFDEQVEA; encoded by the exons ATGGGCTGCATTTGCTCCAAGGGGGCGAAACCGACGGAAGAGGTCGAGGTTCAGCATGAGAAGGAGCCGAGCAAGTCGCCGAAACTGTTGTTCACTTCCTCAAGGAGACAGAATATAGGTTTTGTGGAAGTTGATGGCATTGGTGGTAATGATTTGAGGTTTGTGTCCAAATCTCAGGAGGCCGTGGTTGTTCCGGTGTCGGTGGCGTCTGTTGATAGGATTATAATAGGAGGTCATCAAAGAAGAGCTACTGTGGATGTTGGCGTTCATGGTACTGTTTCTAAGGGTGTTGCTTTAGGAGATGAGGATGAGCCTCAAATGGGGATTGTGGATGTGCCTGATGGGTTCAAGGGGGAGCATGTAGCCGCCGGATGGCCATCTTGGTTGACTGTTGTTGCCGCAGAAGCAGTAAAAGGATGGTTGCCACGCAAAGCAGAATCATTTGAGAAGTTAGACAAG ATTGGACAAGGcacttatagtaatgtgtacAAAGCCCGTGATCTTGAAACTGGCAAAATCGTGGCACTGAAGAAAGTGAGATTTGTTAATATGGATCCCGAGAGTGTGCGGTTCATGGCAAGAGAGATTCATATTTTGCGCAGGCTTGATCACCCGAATGTATTAAAGCTTGAGGGTCTAGTTACCTCACGAATGTCTTGCAGCTTGTATTTGGTATTCGAGTATATGGAGCATGATCTTGCCGGCCTTGCGGCAACACCTGGTATCAAGTTCTCCGAGCCACAG GTTAAATGTTATATGAAACAACTGCTTTGTGGGCTTGATCATTGCCACAGTCGTGGGGTTCTACATCGGGATATCAAGGGATCGAATCTTCTGGTCAATGATAATGGAATTCTTAGAATAGGAGACTTTGGTCTTGCAACAATTTTTAATCCTGATCAAAGTCAGCAATTGACGAGTCGTGTTGTAACTCTATGGTATCGTCCACCAGAACTTTTACTCGGTGCCACTGAATATAGTGTTGGTGTCGATCTGTGGAGTGCTGGATGTATTCTTGCTGAGTTGCTTGCTGGGAAACCAATCATGCCAGGACGAACTGAG GTAGAGCAAATGCACAAGATTTTTAAGCTTTGTGGCTCACCGTCTGAAGACTTCTGGACCCATTCAAAATTACCACATGCCACCATTTTTAAGCCACAACACCCTTACCAGCGTTGTGTCCGGGAAACGTATAGGGATTTCCCTTCTTCGGCTTTAGATCTTTTGGATACCCTTCTTGCAATAGAACCTGCTGATCGAGGAACGGCATCTGCTGCACTTAACAGCAGT TTCTTCACCACAAATCCTCTTGCTTGTGACCCTTCGAGTTTGCCTAAATATCCGCCAAGTAAGGAGCTTGATGCTAAGCTTCGGGACGAGGAAGCCAGAAG ACAAAGAGCGGCTCTGAAAGCACATGGTGGATCAGTGAGAGGATCAAGAGAGCCTAATGGATATCCGGTAGCTGGTACTCTTGCAGAATCACAT AATCAACATGCACGAGAGGATGTTGCAGCAGGATATATAACAGACAATGGTGTAGCAAGTGTAGTTTGGAATCATAAAACAGTTCCGGGTCGTTCATCAACGACGTTGAGGCGATCAAGTGGCCCGCAATTAAAGACACAGGGATCATACAAGTCTCAAAAAGGCAATGCTGGCTTTGCGAACTTTCCAGGTCTAGGGACAGGAAGCAACATTGTGAAATCAGATAATTTCAGGGAACCGACTAAGCATCAACATTGGCCAGAGCATCGACCAAGCAATCGATACAATCAGCTTGATGTGGCTGATGCATCTAATCATGTGCTTGATAGACCTTCCTCCACTCATAATAAAGATTTAGGAGTCAAGGACACTACAATAATG GGTTATGGGACTAAGAAAAGTCGAATTCATTACTCTGGACCGCTAATGCCACCGGGCGGGAACATTGACGACATGCTCAAAGAGCACGAAAGACAAATCCAACAGGCAGTACGCAAAGCACGCTTAGACAAAGACAAGACCAAAAAACACTTTGGTTA TCTCTCCAAGGAGAACATGGAGGACAAGGTGGTTCTCATCACTGGTGCTTCTTCTGCCATTGGAGAG CAAATTGCATATGAATATGCTAAAAAAAAGGCGAATTTAGTATTGGTTGCTCGAAGAGATCATCGTCTTCGAGGGATAAGAGAGAATGCACGATTGTTAGGTGCCAAAACTGTACTTATAATGGCAGCTGATGTTGTCAAGGAGGATGAATGCCGGAGATTTGTCGGTGATACCATCTCGTATTTTGGCCACT TGGATCATCTAGTGAACACCGCAAGCTTGGGGCATACCTTTTATTTCGATGAAGCTCACGACACTAGTGTATTTCCTCACTTGATG GATATTAATTTCTGGGGCAATGTATATCCGACATGCGTCTCACTTCCGTATTTGAAACAAAGCCAGGGACGGATTGTTGTCAATGCGTCGGTGGAGAGCTGGATGCCAATGCCAAAGATGAGCCTCTATGCT GCAGCGAAGGCGGCTGTGATTAGTTTCTATGAGTCATTGAGGTTTGAAGTGAAAGACGAGGTTGGAATTACTATTGCAACTCATGGGTGGATCGGCAGTGAGATGAGCACAGGCCGGTTTATGCTAGAGGAGGGCTCGGAAATGCAATggaaggaagagagagag ATGTTCTCAGCTGGACATTTCGCCTTCTCTTTGCGAACCATGGAACAAGGAAGCTCTCGCACAGCGGAACAAGGCAGCCACTCCTTGAAGGCCCTCCTCCCCGGAAACTGCTCACAGCACCTCCAACTGCAGTTCAATATCAGCAATGGGGATAAATGCATGACTATCAGAAATGAGAGTAGTAATAGAATTATG GTCATGAGCATTTCATCATCCTCCTCAAGGAACCTCTTGAGAATTCATTCATGGCTGCCAAATCCCTCACAAGCATTTCAACAAACAACTTCAGTCCCTTCCCTCATTGATGCCATTGCCAACCTCTCCGCCTCCAACCAACTCTCCAACGCCTTCACTGCCTTCTCTCTTCTCCAAGTCCACTCCCCTTCCTccttcctcctcctccgcccCATCTCCTCCCTCCTTTCATGCTCCACCACGCTTAAATCCCTCCCCCATGGCCTCCAACTCCATGCACAATCCATTACTCTTGGTTTCCTCACCAACCATCTCATTGCACCCCGGCTTATCTCCTTCTACACCTCCCTTGGCCTCCTCTCTGATGCCCGTTCGCTTGTTGTTGATTCATTGGATGCCTTTCCGTGGAACGTGCTCATCTCCAGCTACGCAAAGAATGGGTTTTTCTTGCAGGCTGTTGATGCTTATAGAGATTTGGTTGGGAGAGGCGTGGAGCCAGATAGCTTCACTTATACTAAGATGCTCAGTGTCTGCGGTGAGGTTGTTGATTTGGAGCTTGGGAAGGAGGTGCATGCTCGGGTAATGGTAGGTGGTGCTGGTTGGGATTTGTTTGTGATGAATGCTTTGGTGGGAATGTATGGAAAATGCGGGTCACTTGATGTTGCGCGGaagttgtttgatgaaatgcctgagAGAGATGTGGTTTCTTGGAGTAGTATGATATCCGGTTATGCATTCAAGGAGATGTGGAAGGAAGCATTTCAGGTGTTTGATTGGATGCGTGCAGAGCGTGTGGAGGTGAACTCTGTGACTTGGAACACAATTGCCTCGGGATATTTGCAGGTTGGTAAGCATGAAGAAGCATTGAGGCTGATATCTCAGATGATTTGGAATGGCTCTGGTGTGGATTTTGTGACAATGGTTATCGGTCTCAATGCCTGTTCAAGGTTTGGTTCTCTTAAATCGGGGAAGGAGATTCATGGATTGGCTGTGCGAATGTGTTCTGATGAAATGGAAACTGTGATGAATGCTTTGATTACAATGTACTCGAGGTGTAAGAGTATAAATTATGCTCGCATTGTGTTTGGAAGAGCTATGAATCGGAATTTGGTTACTTGGAATTCGATGATTGCGGGCTTTGCACTTGAAGATCAAGTGGAGGAAACTTCTCTGGCATTCCAAGACATGGTCTTATCTGGTCTTCAACCAAACTATGTGACAGTTGTAACGGTACTCTCACTTTGTGCCCGAGTGGTGAACCTTCAGCATGGTTGTGAACTGCATTGTCACATTATCAAGCATGGATACAAAGGCTACCGTCTGCTCTGGAATGCTCTTGTAGACATGTACTCCAAGTCGGGGAGGATATTGATCGCCAGAAGAGTTTTTGACACAATGAGTGATCGTGATGGAATATCCTACACTTCACTGATGGCAGGTTATGGGATGCAAGGGGATGGACATTCAGCAGTGAAACTCTTTGAAGAGATGATTGAGTATGGTATTAAGCCAGACCATGTAAGCATGGTGGCGATTCTCTCGGCTTGTAGCCACTCTGGGCTTGTCTCTGAAGGTGAGATGCTATTCGACAAGATGATTAACTTGTATAAAATTGCTCCTCGTATGGAGCACTTCTCTTGTATGGTGGATTTATATGCTCGAGCAGGATTGCTATCAAAGGCTGAAGAGATGCTGAATAGAACACCAATCCCTCCAACAGCAGCGATGTGGGCAGCTCTTGTTGGCGCATGTCAGGTTCATGGTGACACAGAGATCAGTGAGCGGGCAGCTCGCAAGCTTTTGGATATGAATACGGACAACGCAGGAAAATATGTACTGATTGCCAACATGTATGCTGCTGCTGGGTGCTGGGGAGAGCTTGCAAAAGTGAGAACACTGATGAGAGATTTGGGTGTGAGGAAGGCGCCTGGGTGTGCTTGGGTAGACTTGGGGACTGGATTCCATCCATTCCTGGTCGGGGACCGATCGAGCCCGCTTTCACCTGAGATTTATGATGTCTTGGATGCATTATTTGAACAAATGAGAGACACTGGGAATATTGATGCTGAAATGCTAGCGTTTGATGAGCAAGTGGAAGCATGA
- the LOC120253500 gene encoding 11-beta-hydroxysteroid dehydrogenase B, translating into MDFFNSLLNFIVPPASMVMLAFSWPTLSFIHGLEWLFRSLSKENMEDKVVLITGASSAIGEQIAYEYAKKKANLVLVARRDHRLRGIRENARLLGAKTVLIMAADVVKEDECRRFVGDTISYFGHLDHLVNTASLGHTFYFDEAHDTSVFPHLMDINFWGNVYPTCVSLPYLKQSQGRIVVNASVESWMPMPKMSLYAAAKAAVISFYESLRFEVKDEVGITIATHGWIGSEMSTGRFMLEEGSEMQWKEEREVSSTASHVEEFAKMIVAGACRGDSYVKYPSWYDTFLLYRVFSPDVLSWTFRLLFANHGTRKLSHSGTRQPLLEGPPPRKLLTAPPTAVQYQQWG; encoded by the exons ATGGATTTCTTCAACTCATTGCTCAACTTCATAGTACCACCAGCCAGCATGGTCATGCTTGCCTTTTCATGGCCAACTCTGTCTTTTATCCATGGTTTAGAGTGGCTTTTCCGTAGTCTCTCCAAGGAGAACATGGAGGACAAGGTGGTTCTCATCACTGGTGCTTCTTCTGCCATTGGAGAG CAAATTGCATATGAATATGCTAAAAAAAAGGCGAATTTAGTATTGGTTGCTCGAAGAGATCATCGTCTTCGAGGGATAAGAGAGAATGCACGATTGTTAGGTGCCAAAACTGTACTTATAATGGCAGCTGATGTTGTCAAGGAGGATGAATGCCGGAGATTTGTCGGTGATACCATCTCGTATTTTGGCCACT TGGATCATCTAGTGAACACCGCAAGCTTGGGGCATACCTTTTATTTCGATGAAGCTCACGACACTAGTGTATTTCCTCACTTGATG GATATTAATTTCTGGGGCAATGTATATCCGACATGCGTCTCACTTCCGTATTTGAAACAAAGCCAGGGACGGATTGTTGTCAATGCGTCGGTGGAGAGCTGGATGCCAATGCCAAAGATGAGCCTCTATGCT GCAGCGAAGGCGGCTGTGATTAGTTTCTATGAGTCATTGAGGTTTGAAGTGAAAGACGAGGTTGGAATTACTATTGCAACTCATGGGTGGATCGGCAGTGAGATGAGCACAGGCCGGTTTATGCTAGAGGAGGGCTCGGAAATGCAATggaaggaagagagagag GTGTCATCAACCGCAAGCCATGTGGAAGAGTTTGCAAAAATGATAGTAGCTGGAGCATGCAGGGGCGACTCATACGTGAAATACCCAAGTTGGTATGATACATTTCTATTGTACAGGGTATTCTCTCCAGATGTTCTCAGCTGGACATTTCGCCTTCTCTTTGCGAACCATGGAACAAGGAAGCTCTCGCACAGCGGAACAAGGCAGCCACTCCTTGAAGGCCCTCCTCCCCGGAAACTGCTCACAGCACCTCCAACTGCAGTTCAATATCAGCAATGGGGATAA